The region ATTTCAAGACAGAAATGACAAATTTGGTGACCCCCACAGGGTGAAAACATCACACCAGCATTTGTTGTATATAAAGTGATGATAAAGATTTATTTATGTCAACAAACTTGGATTATGGCCCTCGGAAAGTCGTCCACCCAATAAAACATGACCCACAAGCAAGATTCACCACCTATTCTTATTAATGCTAGCTGAGCGCTTTGCTCATTACTgtgattacaacattggttgtgttgtttAATGGCTTCCAATACTTTGATGCATTCAGCGTCGTAGTCCAAAGATCACTTTGTACTTTTGCTATTCCAGGGCAGCAAGTGACCACAATGTGGACAATACTACATCCATGTTGAGAGAGTGGCTGAAGAAGGCCCAGCGTCTCTACCATTATGTGGAGTGGCGGCCAATGGATGAGCCCAAGTCAGTCCTATTGATTATGAGTGGATAATTGTATGAATCTATcagtgaataaatgaatgatgctgagatTGGTTTCTGTCAAGGTCCTACACAGATGAGTGGGGTCCAAAGCACTGGCCTCCATCCAGGTTTAACCATGTGATGAAGCTGAGACAAGCAGCGCTTAAGACTGCCAGGGAACGATGGGCTGACTTCATACTGGTAATATTTACAGGGCCCATAGTCAGCCATGGTTATTATACAGTGTGCATTCAAGAAAATAATTGCTATAGATTGCATTGTGTATAGTTTGTTGACAGCGACAACCTCCTGACCAACCCTCGTGTTCTCAACCTTCTCATTGCTGAGAACCTGACCCTGGTTGCCCCTATGTTGGAGTCCCGCTCTCTGTACTCCAACTTCTGGTGTGGCATGACCCCCCAGGTACATTACTTTGCATTCATTCAGCCATACTTTTCTTCTCTCATGCCAAAAACTATTCTCTCTTATAGGGTTACTACAAGCGAACTCCCGACTACCAGCCAATCAGGGAGTGGAAGCGACTGGGCTGTTACCCGGTTCCCATGGTGCACAGCACGTTCCTATTGGACCTGCGTCGCCAGGCCAGCAGGGATTTGGCCTTCTACCCTCCTCACCCAGACTACAGCTGGTCctttgatgacatcatggtTTTTGCATTCTCGGCACGTCAAGCCGGTCAGTTTGAAGCTCGCGGCAAACTAGCAGATTTGTAGCAGAGATGCAAACACATTTGACATCAGGAAGAGCAACAGTGACCTCCTTTTATTGTGTGAGGACTATATTAGTTTTATTTCCTGATCCAAGCCaaaatatgtgtgtttgtgtttcttctAGGTGTGCAGATGTTTGTGTGCAACAGAGAGCACTATGGCTTCCTTCCTGTCCCCCTTAAGCCACAGCAGAATGTTGAGGACGAGCGAGAGAGTTTTATACACACCATCACGGAGGCCTTAAGTGAGCgctcactaacacacacacactcggcaATATATGAACACAAATGCTTTCCAGCAATCTGTCATGCCTCACTTTGCCTCGCCGGCCTGTTCCCCTTGACCTCCAGTAGCGTCTCTGATTGCATCCTGTCAGCCATCCTTGGCTGAATTATCCAATCCTTTCTTTTCCACCTACTGGCTTTCGATCCtagttttttgtgtgtaatgaTCTTGTTGAACCGTTTTCTATCTTTCTACAGTTGACCACGATATTGAGCCTTCTGAGCACCTGTACTTGCCGACATTACCACAGGACACCATGGGCTTGAATAATGtgagttataataataataataatacattttatttgtagagcgcttttcaaaatactcagacactttacaaaagaatgaaattgaataaagcaagtagacagaatagaagacacaccaaaatacaacattcattcattttctaccgctttttcgcggcgggtgctggagcctatcccagctgtcttcgggccagaggcggggtacaccctggactggtggccagccaatcacagggcacatatagacaaacaaccattcacactcacattcatacctatggacaatttggagtcgccaattaacctagcatgtttttggaatgtgggaggaaaccggagtacccggagaaaacccacgcatgcacggggagaacatgcaaactccacacagagatggccgggggtggaattgaaccctggtctcctagctgtgaggtctgcgcgctaaccactagaccgccgtgccaccaaaatacaacattcattggttaatacacagttaaaacatgagtaacaACGGGGCGGGGCACaacagtcagatataaaaatgttagacattaaaaacagatttaaagaggtgtgttttgagttgttttttgaaggtgggaaggtcagggcaagcacggagtgaatggggcaaaagagttccagagggtgggggcagcaatggagaaggctctgtctccccagttACCTTAAATTAATTGAACTTCTCTTCACGAATCATTCTATAGTCTTAGTCCTAATGTCTTCATGTCTTagccttcctgttttgccttttttttcttcctgtctcATGACATATGTAAGCGGTTTATTTTTAGGTGTTCCTGATAAACCTGAAGCGTAGGCTGGACAGAAGAAGCCGAATGATGAAAACATTGACCTCACTGGGCCTGAACACTACGCTGACAGATGCAGTGGACGGCAAGTAGGTCTACAATATTATCTCAAACGTTTCACCTTTTCAATGTCTTGTGTGTATTTGAGTGGAAATACTTTTTTGTCTGTGTATGATTGGACAGACAAATGCTAGCATCGTGTGTAAGTGAAGTAATCTTACCTCGGCTTGCATTGTGTGTATATGCAGGGCTGTATTGCAGCATTATAAAGTACAATTTAGCCAAAGGAAATACCCTTACAATGCGCAGTAATGGaaaggttttgttttgtctcaCTTTCCTAACCAAACCCCCAGTTTGACTTCACTTCCTTTGCCCTGTACTCACTTTAATCCTGCTGAGAAAGTCCTAATCCCTCTTCCCCAACCTGGCAGCCTTTCATAACGACATGCGGTAACTTGCTGTAGCTGACTAAGAGTTTTTAGAGCGAACACTGACTTCTTATCGCCCTCTCTCAGAGCTCTGAACACATCCCAGCTGCAGGCGCTCGGAATAGAAATGATGCCGGGCTACAAGGACCCATACTCAGGCCGGGTCCTGACCAGAGGCGAGATCGGCTGCTTCCTCAGCCATCACTCCATATGGAGACAGGTGGTTGTCACAGCTCCTTTAGCACCTTGAAGCTATAACCTGTCAAAGCATGTTGATTATTAAGAGCATTTACCACTGTTTGGCGTGTCTTGTCAAGATGAGACAAAAACAGGACggtgttgggtttttttggatCTCCAGGTGGTGGAGCGTGGCCTGCAGAAAGTTCTTGTTTTAGAGGACGACGTGAGGTTTGAACCCCGTTTTAAGCGGCGGCTACAGGCCATCATGGATGACGTAGACAAAGCCCAGATGGACTGGGACCTCATGTaagaatatttaaattttatttatatatttatatttaaaaatttctCTGACTTGGTTTTTCTGAAGAAATCACAATCTCTAGTTATTACGTCAATATACAATGAGTCTGAATATAGGACGACAgccctgtttttttgtttttaagacaAAATCAAAGACAAACAAAGATAATATTTTGGTGCCTTCTGGTTTGTATATACAAATCTCAAGCccacaaatataagacgactctaGTCATCTAAGGACTTCGCCATCACTCATTGTACTCATGTCTTTATTCAGGGGATTGCAGTCTTTAGTTTTGTACGTGACTATTAGACAACTTTAAATATAAGACGGCCCCTCTTTTTCAAGACCagtttttgggaaaatattttttacacaaagtTTTGGCACCACCTAGTGGTTTGCAGGTATGTAGAGACTTACATTtccgaatataagacgattcaaaattgtcaaataattatttttcttgtctATTCCTGATGGGATTGCAGTCAATAGTTATTACCCTGTTGACCTAAATATTAGATGacttttaagacaaaaaaaaaaaaggcttattCCGAGAAGAAAATCACATCTCGCACGTTACTTACtctttggaaaaataacattttctaaaACAACACCTTCTAAGTTGAATGTATAAATTTCTAGGTCCCAAATAAGATGTTCTGTCTTTGAGACTTGAACTGGGTGAAAAGtatcgtcttatatttgtgATAATACAGTATTATTCTTCAGGCGTAATGTGGTGTGTGACTAGGGGTCTAATTTTCTTAATTCGTCTTCCTCAGCTATGTGGGGCGTAAACGCATGCAGGTGCAGCAGCCAGAGCGCTCGGTGGACGGCGTCAACAACCTGGTGGTGGCCGACTACTCATACTGGACACTGGGCTACGTGCTGTCGCTGCAAGGAGCCAGGAAGCTCCTGGCTGCAGATCCTTTCTCCAGGATGCTGCCCGTCGATGAGTTTCTGCCCGTCATGTTCAACAAACACCCCAAGTTAGTTGGTTATTTTGTTTTAGTAATCAATTATGACACACCTTAAAAGTGATACCATCCCTCATAGAGCCACTGGGAGGCATCATCATTCATGGCATCTAGGAATTGCCATGATatgccataggtatgaatgtgagtgtgaatggttgtttgtctatatgtgccctgtgattggctgccgaccagtccagggtgtaagcctctcgcccaaagacagctgggataggctccagtaagccccgcaaccctagtgaggaaaagcggtatagaaaatggatgaatggatgctaTGGTGTACTGTATTAAGTTGTGTTTCCTTGTTTTTAAGGATGCACTACAAACAATTCGAGTACATGACaggtgctgtttttaggaagtCGCTGCAAAATAGTCAAATATCAAAGTATATGTGACAGTGTTTTTAACTGCaaaaacactggtcaaagatTCCCCATTGATAGGAACATTCTGCTGTTTTggggaatctgctgcaaaaatgctggtGTAAGATCTTGTATAACAGGAGTGtgctgctgcttttaaggacgTACTGAAAAACACTATCATCAAGGATCTGTGATATGTTCCTTGATATGTTGCTAAACTTGTATTAAAGAAAAtagcatatatatttttttaattaatatcaCAATTTACACTCACTGAAAGTGAAAATGTGTCCAGAATCTGAGCAATGTTGGATTTAACCCTATATCTAAAACAATATGCTAAATTTCCATTTCTCTCACTgttgaatggatgaatgttgaATACGCGCACAGTGTATTTATGTAGTAATCTATACAAGGAACACTGGACACACATCTCTGTGTATTTAcatggtaacacacacacacacacacacgcaacgtCCATCCATCCTAACCCCACCCCCACATCCATGCTGCTATCAATGGGAATCCTGTCCCCTTCTCCAAGCAGCAGGAAGAGCCTTGCTGGCCCACATTCCTCATAAAGAGGAAAGGGGGGAGGAGGAAGTGACACAAAGTCAAAGGTTTGTTGAGGAGAGTCCTGTCAAAATGAGAAAGACATGCATGAAAGGTAGTGGACATGAGAGAGGAGGCAAGGAGAGGGAGAGGGCACAACGTCCATATCCTCCATAGGTCATAAAAAGAGGCATTGTGCACCCTCTGCAAGGCAACGTGCAGCCTGAAGAACAATGtgagcactgtgtgtgtgtgagagaaaagATGGGGGTAATGCTGCGAAAaatgccccccaaaaaatagTGGAAGGAAGAAAAGATGATTACATGCATGATACTGCACCTGCACATGTCTATTTGTAGTCCTCAGTAAATATTTGTCTGTTCTTACTCCACCTTGTCTAAAAGTGTCttctgtttttgtgtgtctCTATGTTCAGAGAATTTTAGTTTTAATCAGAAGATTATAACATTGGTGTATGATGTGAAAAAtatgcacaataacacacaataatgtcatcaaatcttacctttacgCTTTCCCAATCAGTATCAACATTGGGAACAAATTGTATTATCTGTGCAATGTCTGAGAACACAactatgatgcgttcaaggagtTTTAAACAAAAGTtttgctgtttgtgtttgccaaaacaaaattgggcttttttactgtatattattttttcaataatataataGCCCTTACTTCCAAAATTGGTATGCATGTACGTACAATTTgtggtctttgtgtgtgtgtgtgtgttttttaatcattttgccTGAAAGTTTTCCGTTCAGTGGGTGGAGACCCACCTTAGCAATGTTGCTaccggtccttaaaaacagaagagcaCTTCTGTTATTTACAGGATCTTTGGGTAgcctttttgcagtaggtcattaaaaacagcaaacactCCTGTCtaataggggatctttgacgagGATTTGTACAGggggttctcaaaaacagcagatcactcctgtAATATAGAGAATCTTCGACTAGCGTTGTCGCAGTAGgttgttaaaaacagcagattggCCTTGTCAAGATCTTTGCTtcatgtttttgcagcagattcttaGAAACAGCATaatgctcctgtcatgtagacgatctttgactagtgcttttgctgtagattcttaaaaacagcagaacactcctgtcatatagaggattttTGGCTAGGGTTTTTGCAgtggatccttaaaaacagcagagcactcctgtcatacagtGTAGAGGATTTTTGACTTGTGTGTTTCCAGGTTTTTAAAACCAGCCGGCTGCCCTTGTCCAGGTGTTTTAGTGTTTTTGCAACAGatgttaaaaaacagcaaagccctCCTTACattcagaggatctttgactaacttAGTACTTTTTCTTGTCCGTTTTGTCAGTGTGGAGTACATGTCCCACTTCAATCCCAGAAACCTGAAGGCTTTCTCAGTGGAGCCGCTGCTTATCTACCCCACCCACTATACCGGGGAGCCGGGCTACATCAGCGACACCGAGACCTCCACCATCTGGGATGATGAGGCCGTGGCCACCGACTGGGACCGGCAGAATGCCCGCAAGACCGCCCAGCAGGGTCGCATACGTACTGTAGCCCAGAACAGCGTCACAGGGGACTCGCCACCACCTGCGGCGAGGGCGTCACGGGATGAACTCTGATCAAAAGAGAAAGCAGACTGTGCACGGGCACACTTGAAAAGACACTTGAAGCAGAGATACTGTACACATGTACATAGGAGGAAGTGCCTTAATTTATTCCCAACATTATGTGGACGACAGTTAGCAGCCTTAGTGTGTGTGGCTATAGAAACTCACAAATCAGACTTCTGTTGTTCCTCATATTTAAAAGATAATGCTTTGGATTAAATAGCCATGGAATCAAAGACGTGTTCAAGGATGCTTGTGGTTCAGTACTCTGGTCTGGACCAAAAAGTAAAGTGTTTATGtttgcaaatacacacacacacatcaagtaCAGCCCTTTCTTGCCACGCACTGCAGGCTGGTCCTGACAGTTACACATCCCTCACACATCCTTGATAAAACAGGCTACTTAAATGATGGAAACTGTAACATTAATTTTGTCAACAAACACACTGGCCCTTTCTCTGTTTGTATCCTTCCTTTGTGCTGTTGAACCAATAAAACTTCCTCATGTCAAAACTTTTCAGACCTTATCACGcttttgaatttaaaaatgtgtcccAAATTTGTACTggcgctgttttttttaaatagttgtaaagttttttttaattggcctacTTTCTTTTCACAATAGTTAATGTTTTACTATTTAACTATTATTGTAAGAGTATGAAACTCTATTGTAAGTCAGGTATTATTCAACTATTagaaataaagtaaattaataataacaataaaaaaacatttaaaaatatttgctaACTTGTACAGGTATatcttattgtattattattaatataataattgctatattattatttcaaaaatgacaaaaataataaacatttacagTACAACAGACCTAAACtattttttgtttcaaataCGTATTTTGACTGCCATCTTTTTTTAAGCAGTTCCACAGaacatcattatttatttagtattaagTCAaagtatatttatgtttatCCACACAGCACAAACACACTGCGGTTGCTCCCATGACCTGCTGATGAGTCGTGTCTCAGCAGCTTTCAGAGGCCTCCGGTAGAGTTACACAACATGCTGGTGGTATAAAAACAATACTTAAAACAACACACTTGAAAGCAACAAGCAGCCTCCTAATGAATTTGAGGTTTTTTATGTTAGAGGACCACCAACTGTGAGATACTGCTGACTGTTTTACACTTCCTGTAAGCAGGAAGACCTGACAGAGCAAATGATGGGGTCCTGGGGTTTAAGGTAAGAAAGAAATATTGTTAAGTTGGGAAGCAAAGAGAAGCGTCGAGAAGAGAtttcattttactttttaattgcagGCAGTAAAAGTCTTGCTTTGAAATGAGTCGTCGCAGGACCCGATAGGTTTTGAAGCATTGTACTGACATCTGCTGGCTAATAGTTGTAAGTACATATCCCAAACCCcattttaaaagtgtattttcatACAAGCCTTTGGTATTCCCAATTTATTAAGGTTTTAGTGcacattattatatgtatattttgaatAACACACCATAATTGCAATATGAATACCTCTCTATTGAAGTTTGGTATTGACTGTTGTATGTGTTCCTGTTTGAACCAGCAGATGGTAGTCTAGACTTTATATTATACAAACATGGCTGTTCAAATACTGTTCGTAGTGTTCATGCAGTCAGAGGCGCT is a window of Doryrhamphus excisus isolate RoL2022-K1 chromosome 5, RoL_Dexc_1.0, whole genome shotgun sequence DNA encoding:
- the colgalt2b gene encoding procollagen galactosyltransferase 2; the encoded protein is MRAPWAVLCALLAAARPGVESELVTLVQQEPATAESPLLKPKVLIAIVARNAAHSLPHYLGCIERLDYPKERIAIWAASDHNVDNTTSMLREWLKKAQRLYHYVEWRPMDEPKSYTDEWGPKHWPPSRFNHVMKLRQAALKTARERWADFILFVDSDNLLTNPRVLNLLIAENLTLVAPMLESRSLYSNFWCGMTPQGYYKRTPDYQPIREWKRLGCYPVPMVHSTFLLDLRRQASRDLAFYPPHPDYSWSFDDIMVFAFSARQAGVQMFVCNREHYGFLPVPLKPQQNVEDERESFIHTITEALIDHDIEPSEHLYLPTLPQDTMGLNNVFLINLKRRLDRRSRMMKTLTSLGLNTTLTDAVDGKALNTSQLQALGIEMMPGYKDPYSGRVLTRGEIGCFLSHHSIWRQVVERGLQKVLVLEDDVRFEPRFKRRLQAIMDDVDKAQMDWDLIYVGRKRMQVQQPERSVDGVNNLVVADYSYWTLGYVLSLQGARKLLAADPFSRMLPVDEFLPVMFNKHPNVEYMSHFNPRNLKAFSVEPLLIYPTHYTGEPGYISDTETSTIWDDEAVATDWDRQNARKTAQQGRIRTVAQNSVTGDSPPPAARASRDEL